A stretch of Insulibacter thermoxylanivorax DNA encodes these proteins:
- the ruvC gene encoding crossover junction endodeoxyribonuclease RuvC, protein MRILGIDPGIAIVGFGFIDKQGSKLTPVQYGSITTEAHLDQAVRLKLIYESLNQLIERYKPDAIAVEKLYFNRNVTTAFTVGQARGVIMLAAVQHDLEIGEYTPLQVKQAVVGYGKAEKKQVQEMVRILLKLSEIPKPDDVADALAVAICHSQFNGYYAKLKEGLKR, encoded by the coding sequence TTGCGAATACTAGGCATCGATCCCGGGATCGCGATCGTCGGGTTCGGATTCATCGACAAACAAGGGAGCAAATTGACCCCTGTGCAATATGGGAGCATTACAACCGAGGCCCATCTGGATCAAGCGGTTCGTTTGAAATTAATCTATGAATCTCTTAACCAGCTCATCGAGCGGTATAAACCGGACGCGATTGCCGTGGAGAAATTGTATTTTAACCGCAATGTGACCACGGCCTTCACCGTCGGACAAGCGCGGGGCGTCATCATGCTGGCTGCCGTGCAGCACGATCTCGAGATCGGAGAATACACGCCTCTGCAGGTGAAGCAAGCCGTCGTCGGATACGGCAAAGCAGAGAAAAAACAAGTTCAAGAGATGGTTCGCATCCTGCTTAAGTTATCGGAGATCCCTAAGCCGGATGATGTGGCAGATGCCCTGGCAGTGGCGATCTGTCATTCGCAGTTTAACGGTTATTACGCCAAGTTAAAAGAGGGATTGAAGCGATGA